The genomic segment gttaaaagcaattttttgacccacattttcgaacaaagatccaattaaatcccaaaagaattgagttaaagcccgggtccccacatgtcaACTTTGTATGCACGTtggacttctcgcgcatatgcgcgtcctcaACTCGCGCATACGCGCGAGACATACTGTCTCGGCAATGTCTAtttcaacacctcgcgcatatgcgcgcctcatctcgcgcatatgcgcgaggtcttctggacccctcgcgtatgtgcgccaatggttctggaagttgcgcgcatatgcgccgggctggtggcgcatatgcgcgagagctcaTCTCGCACATAATTTACATCTACTTCCTCGTCTCTTCTGGTCCGATACGATGCGTCTATAATCcccttaattatcaacaaaacaTGTCTGATTATGAAAaccaattctcgggccttacaaaccGTCTCCCTCTGGATTTTAACTTGTCTTTCTTTCGACCACTGTTACTGCtgctctcaaatctgggagggggTTGGTGGAACTATGTTGAGGGTGGTtgatgtggtctcggtgctggtgcAATATACGAAGCTCCTTTCTGCCTCATCATACccgcttctgctcctttggctctattcagagtatcagcaaaattatttggtcgcccggtattcaccaatgtaaaaatctcGGGATTCAGCCCATTGATGAATTGATCAGCAACCGCTTCATCATTCTCAGCCACATGTAGAGCAAATTGCAGCAAGGTAGAGAATTTTGCCACATACTTTTCTATATTCAGCTGATCATGTCTCAGATTGGCAAACTCTGcacccttgtcctttctgtacgacactgggaaaaatctttgataaaattcagtcttaaagacATTCCAAATAATATTCGTACCTCGATTCTCAAAAGCTCTCTTTGTGGTGATCCACCATTTTTCGTAACATCATGCAATTGGTGTCTTATTAGTCTGACCGCTCATCTGAGTAATCCAatgaatcaaacagcatctctgtatcatctaaccaactctcacagtcaactgatgtctcagtacccttcagagtcggtggtttgaatgactgaaacctctgcaGTAACGTTTCCATCAGTGTTGTTGTCACATCAATCGGATTTGCAGAggtactgccctgttctgggattcgtcgagggggcatatctgattatcaaaaaggTTAGCAACCCAATACGACAaatctgtttcaatcctcctcctatcatcttactgctgatcaagaatcggttctaatTCATTCTCGACAACACATGTTtctattcaaatcagatattcaggtaaacATGCATTTCAAAGcattaaaacatgctagcaatcaaaagcaaggaagaaaactcaatctacctcgCTCACTAGCTTatatctcagtctaaggaacctacagttttggaacctactgctctgataccacctgctgtggggacccggatgctaattcattttttaatcattcttgggattaattggatcaattTAATAAACTGTgtccaattttttaaaaaaaaatacgaaAATGCGGAACATAATAGAATCAGTCTGATATACATGTcaaaataaaagtacaagtcttgtactacaGTATGCCCTAACAAACTACGATTCTTACAATACATAACCAGTAATGAAaacaactctacttcttggTCCGAATCTCCATGCTAAAatgtaatctctcatcctcgtcttgatcctgatcatgtcccacctgttgtcatgcacacatacaaacacaacaacagccggataactccggtgagaataatatCCCCTTTATAAACAACgtacacatgcaatcatataaaaacatatataaaagcatataacaatcatcaataacatgtatcaatctgaaacatgaaatgatGTAAAACTATAACTCAACCTCATATCTCTAACACTACTGTTATCTAGTCTAGTCTAAGGATCCCGGTTCCCGGACGTTggcacatatatcgaatctcagcaattgaagtcgatctacttctaagcaacatcgatataacccAAACATCCACTGTCTAGGCACCTCTGCCCAAAACTTGGCacatctgccaatgactcatTCTCGttatctatcttctattctttgctattctataaatcaatagaataagcatatacgTTCAAgtaatacaaaggtattaaaacaataacaaacaagtatgtggtttagggaaactcaagttaaatctaactcgagtcaatctcccggttaacattgatttatacatttcttttgtcgatctgacgaagtcgaagtcttgaatttGAAGctgtcaatatcaaatctgaaatgacatgtTCGAtaggtacaatatcaatatactattcAAATCACATTCTGTtctcaatactcaatctagATTCATGTCAACGACATAACGGCACAATAACGATATCCCCGGTAACTCAACAACAAGAGTTATCGATAGATATAATATCAACATCTCCAAAAATATGTATAACCAAATCAAGAacatctgaaaatcataacagttGTATACGGTGCCCATTATTCGTTCCATTTTCAATTCTACGATGTCGAATATCgtaagaacacataatatatatcaaatcataattccccatatatgaatttcaaatcatgctataacttaataaaacttatGTTCTTGTGTAGCTCTTGACGAGAGGAGTACAAAACTGTGTTCGGATTGAAATTCTGATAGCCGGATCTTGAATAATCAAATTTCTAAGAAAtgaaaggcgtaaggatttttacgAAACTTTTCTTGATTCTTCCAGCTAAATTCTGAAGGAATGAAGGATAAATATCTATCCCATTGCATGTCAAAGATACGTGGCTTATTCTTCTTGTATCTCAGGCGGCGCTTGGGCGgttaatctttaccgctcgggtgccGAACAATATGTCTGAATACTCAAGTTGTTAttcactggcgctcgggcggtcattttctaccgctcgggtgccGAACATTATGTCCGAATACTCAAGTTGTTATTCACTggcactcgggcggtcattttcaaCCGCTCGGGCTCCAGACGTTTTGTCTGAATCCTAACCTTGTagtgcactggcgctcgggcggtctttttctaccgctcgagcgccaaatgttctgtaaagattttgattgtagtGCACCGGCGCCCGaaaagaccgcccgagcgccaaacgttctgtaaagattttgattgtagtGCACCGGCGCCCGACTTCTTCCTTCATATCTTACTTAGCTCTTGAAAtctcaattctgtcaattaatTAATGCCTAACTACAGTAATAAAATCTCAGGAATTACATCACGCTTGGCCGAGCACATGTAGCTATATGCATGGATAAGTTTGCTCCATTAGGGCACTCTCGGTCCTAGGGTACGTTGGCTCGAAGCTGGTCTGACTTGGAGTAGGCTAGAGTCGAAGGTTAGTGGCTTGGTGCATTAGGGTTTGTAGGTTTCAACGAGCAGGAATTTTCCAGCAGCTTCCAGGCATGATTATAGGTCTTGAGGGGTCGGAAAAGAGTGATTTAGGGGCTGGTGGTGTAGGTTAAAGTCATGGTTTAAGTTGGTAAAATTTTGCTTAAGTTTCGGGTGATTTGGGTTAGAACCGGGACctcggtctaagttttaaaatgaatcgtATAAATTTTTGTAACgagctcgagtttacatctaaAGAAcacttattattatgtttttatgtgGTTTAAGGAGTTCGGTTGGCTTCgagtcgaaattttgaggtccaggtgtaaaatggtcatttaggGTTTCTAGGAAAAAAATGGTCAGTTTGCATCCTGGTCGAGTTTTTAGTCCTGACAATGCTCTGATcacaaatttatcatgtttttaaatatttttacgtATCACATGTATGACCTTTTTggtaaatatgaaaaaaaatacGTTGTATTTttggttttaaggaaaattacatatatgcatgtttttataaatgatgaaaatgatgTTAATTTTGAAAGATGAGAGTTGGTTATAAATTacaatatatgtatatgatgagtTGTAAGGCCATTCAATGGATGGGTAAtattgtcgctgatgtccccgccatcGTGTACCACAGTAATATGTAGAGGGATCCATCGAATATAGCTGATACGAAATTCAAAACTAACGAACTGAatttgattaagaaaatgaacaaatatatgatgatatgatgatatgttttgGCACGTTATGCTTTTACGAAATGTTTACATTTAcgcttttaagatcatgaaacgtatttttattacattacttttcactgttgcatgttatgtatatgtacttgctataaacgctacaggtgtgttgagtctttagactaactaggtgtgaatgatgcaggtgagcattttgATCAGGAGGTTTGAGGTgtcgaagactgagtaggcgaaGTTGGATGTGCGCATGTGAACCCGGGGACCTTAATTCTTCCGCACATCATGTTTATGAGATAGGAGTGGACTTAAATATTTGTACTCAtataatttattatgttattgTTTAGCAAGATTTTTACTCGCtcatatttgttttatttttaaaactgcAGTATTTTCATCTGGTAGATGGTTACTATTATTTTGGAGAGGTGAAATTTCATAAGTGTTACatgcatgcataatttatgaaaattttaggGATTgagattgtaaaaaaaaaaatctagcaGTATTTTAAGTAGTAGATGTTACTTATAAGCACGGCACCGTAGAGGCTAATTTTTGGAAAAGCATGTCATTTACCTGTTGAGTTTGAACATAGAGCTTATTGGACAACAAAACCACTGAatcttgattttgctcttgcaggtgaacACAGGTTGCTGCAATTGGACCAATTGGAAGAATTCAGGGGTCAAGCCTATGACCTGGCATTGACCTACAAGAAGCGTACAAAGAAATCACACGATAAGCACATTACACCGATGGAATTTAAAGAAGGTGAAGCAGTGCACCTGTACAACTCCAAATTGTGCTTATTTCTTGGCAAGCTCAAGTCAAGGTGGACAAGCCCTTACATGATTACCAAGGTGTTCTCCTCGGGATCCATAACTTTGAGAGATGGGTAAATTGAGCTGTTAACAATCAATGCTCAACGACTGAAGTACTATTTAGGTGGCATAGtggagccacaaattggagtcaatCGATTCCAAAACAATTAGAGCTGAGAGGAACCTACAATCTATCTTTAGACTATAAATTTCGAACtaatttctttcacttcctactaattttttttatttatttattttgttgtgtttttttaaattagattttcattgtttttatttattattttaaaaaaaattaaaaatatgtgtgagtgTTTGCGACCAAGCAGCAAATATTTATCGCTCGAACGCAAACACCTCTGGCCGAACATAAGCAGTTCGCCTCCCGTTCCACTTTTCTCATTCTGCGTGAATTCTTCCACCAACCCTATTAAAATCACCTCCTTTTGTTTTTCAGTAGGCATGGGCTTTATTCCGTCTTCAATCGACATGGTTCTCGCCCCTCGGAAGAAATTTAGAGGCCTCCTCTCTCTCTAGTCACCTTCTAATTTAAATGTGGATTattttagtaaaatatttaaaatgtggattattttattacaataatttaattttgatcAACATATTTAATTAAGATAAACGAGAGATAAGTCTCATATTCAAAAAAGATAAATCAAGAATATTATCTCAATtaaaatgataaatatttatatttgattatCATATCTGGAAATTTGTCATCAAGATAAACTATAAATCAATTTAAACTTACTCGATGATGGTACAAGTTGTCTATAAATAGTGTCATACATGATTCTAAATCAATGCAGTTTTTCAAAAATACATCATATCATAAATTGTATACAGATTTAGAAGATATTTGTTTTCAGTGTTTGTTGGATCTCGTGAGTTACATTATCAAATTCAACATTAATGACTAAAAATTAGAattaattcatgttttattttcccatatcaatcaatatatatatatatagatagatcGAATTTAGTTATTCCATAagttcaattttttaaaaaaataataacaatcgAAACAAAATCAGAATCATATTTTCCAACATCAACACTAGCGATATATAGATGAGTGGCATGGTCAAATAATCGGTAACAACTTGATTGGACAAAGAATTCTGATTGCATACCGACAATTCTTTTCATTCTGcgttatttattaaaataatatatttatatatcccataaaaggaaaattattttaacccATCTCGACTCACAAATAAACCATTAAAGTCAAAGTGTCAAACTCCAAAGCTGCCATTAAATAATAGTTAATTGAATTTTAGATTTTATAACCCGCAAATAGTAGATAGGAAGCCCCAAGTTTTAAGTTTGGGggcaattaattatttaattagtatattATATTAACCATTAATTAGTGTAATTAATTCCGTTGCGGCTACCCTCTCCCATATGCCACCTTCTTTCCTCCATTATTTAAACTTCGCCTGCTCTTCTATATAAACCCCCACCTTCTCTTTATCTTCTTCCCTGTAATCAAACACCAAAACCCCCCAgggtctctctctctctctttctcTGATCCATACAAAGAAATTTTCTGTGCCAAAAATTGATCAGATTTAATTTACAGTAAAAAATGAAAATGGATGATCTACATGCTAAGGTTTCAAGAAATTACAGTGGAAGTGATGAGGAATCAATGGAGTTAAGAAGAGGGCCGTGGACTGTTGAAGAGGACTTCATTCTCATCAACTACATAGCTCACCATGGAGATGGCCGCTGGAATTCCCTTGCTCGATCAGCTGGTGATTATTTTAGTCCATTCTCATTGCTTTTTAGTTGGTTTCTTTTATGATCATCAGATTTGTAATGGGAAACTAAATTTTAATGTCACAGGTCTGAAGAGAACTGGGAAGAGTTGCAGGTTGAGGTGGCTGAATTATTTGCGGCCTGAGGTTCGAAGGGGAAATATAACTCTCGAAGAACAGCTTCTGATTCTTGAGCTCCATTCTCGATGGGGCAATAGGTATGatatgctaataatattattagcTATTTAAGTatcttaatataatttttacttGCGACAGATTTAATGAAATTTGGAAATCTTTTTTATGTGCGTAGGTGGTCGAAAATCGCTCAACATTTACCTGGTAGAACTGATAACGAGATAAAAAATTATTGGAGAACCAGAATTCAAAAACATGCGAAGCAGCTGAAATGTGACGTGAATAGCAAACAATTTAAGGATACCATGCGGTACCTATGGATGCCGAGGCTGGTTGAGAGGATTCAGGCAGCCTCCGCCGTTGGCGCAGGAGCTGCAGAGGTGGCGGGGGCTTCCTCCTCCACAACCAATGCCAACTCCGCCACCGCCACCGCCACAGGAGATCACCGGCCTCTCAGCTAccaaaacaacaacaataatctTGATGTGAGCTCGGGTCAGATGATGATGCCACCACCTGATCCTAGCCGAGGTGTTCACTTCTGCACGCAGGAAACCTCCAGCGCCGCCGTGTCTTCTGACTCTTTCGGGACTCAAGTTTCACCGGTTTCCGACCTGACTGAGTGCTACAACTACCCAGTTAACGAGGGAAGCAATCAAGATTGCTATCTTGCCAATCAACCTCTGTGTTACAACCATGATCAGTCTTTAACTAGCCCGGCCGGCTAcaattttaaccatggcttaGATTTTCCTGTCATGGATCAAAACTGCAACCAGTGGGTGGACGGTGCAGATGCGTCGGATGCTCTGTGGAATGTTGATGACATGTGGTTCTTACAGCAATTCAACAGCAATAAtgtttaaatttataaaaaaaaaatgaaaaaaaaagaaagttgaAAATTAGAAGAAAATAATAAAAGGGTTTGTAGAAATCAAACACAAAAAATGGTCGTTCAAAATAAATGACTAGTTATATACTATTCTTAGAATTTGTGGAGGGACAGATTAGTtatcacttataaaaaaaattatttgtatttttttaattgtatttcaaaggtaaaagaaaatattactgAGGAGttgaagatttttttttatcattctcCAGAAATGACAACAATATATTCATATTCTTTTATCATACATCTCATACACATAGATTTCGTGAAAAATATTTTGCACAAACAAATAAATAAGTAGTGTATACTTTACATGAAATTTATCATAGATTTCaaccatacatacatatatgaaGGGTATTATCGGCCAAAAAGATTTGACATGCTAATGTATATACACTTTGTTTATGGATCTAGAAATAGATGAAAGATTGAACTTTTTATATTGATAGCATGGTTCGACTCCAGATTTATCTAGATGTATTAGActtgataaattttaaaaatgatgaAAGATCTTCGGACTCATTAATTTCCCTAATAATTTATAAAAcagtttataaaaaatttgCTTCGGAAAAAGTTTCAAATTTTTACATTATCTAACTTTTCTATTAcactaaaaaaatttatatgtaaaaGATAACGTATATATGCATGATTAAATCTACATAGTCTAATGGGATATATGTTCATTAGTGCTTCCATTATCTTACTTGAATGTCATTGTTGCTTGTAGATTTtaataaacaatattttattgaattgtGGAGTCAGGAAA from the Primulina eburnea isolate SZY01 chromosome 3, ASM2296580v1, whole genome shotgun sequence genome contains:
- the LOC140828463 gene encoding transcription factor MYB108-like — its product is MKMDDLHAKVSRNYSGSDEESMELRRGPWTVEEDFILINYIAHHGDGRWNSLARSAGLKRTGKSCRLRWLNYLRPEVRRGNITLEEQLLILELHSRWGNRWSKIAQHLPGRTDNEIKNYWRTRIQKHAKQLKCDVNSKQFKDTMRYLWMPRLVERIQAASAVGAGAAEVAGASSSTTNANSATATATGDHRPLSYQNNNNNLDVSSGQMMMPPPDPSRGVHFCTQETSSAAVSSDSFGTQVSPVSDLTECYNYPVNEGSNQDCYLANQPLCYNHDQSLTSPAGYNFNHGLDFPVMDQNCNQWVDGADASDALWNVDDMWFLQQFNSNNV